In one Planktothrix serta PCC 8927 genomic region, the following are encoded:
- the psbB gene encoding photosystem II chlorophyll-binding protein CP47, whose translation MGLPWYRVHTVVLNDPGRLISVHLMHTALVAGWAGSMALYELAIYDPSDPVLNPMWRQGMFVMPFIARLGVTQSWGGWSLTGEAVTNPGVWSFEGVAATHIILSGLLFLAAVWHWVFWDLELFTDPRTGEPALDLPKMFGIHLFLSGLLCFGFGAFHLTGLFGPGMWVSDPYGITGSVQPVAPAWGPEGFNPFNAGGIVAHHIAAGVVGIIAGLFHLSVRPPQRLYKALRMGNIETVLSSSIAAVFFSAFVVAGTMWYGSAATPIELFGPTRYQWDSGYFQQEIQRRVQASVARGDSYSEAWEKIPEKLAFYDYVGNSPAKGGLFRVGPMNNGDGIAKTWLGHPVFKDGEGRELSVRRLPNFFETFPVVLTDADGVVRADIPFRRADSRYSVEQAGVSVSFYGGELDGKTFSDSPSVKKYARLAQQGEPFEFDRETLRSDGVFRTSTRGWFTYAHACFALLFFFGHIWHGSRTIFRDVFAGVEADLEEQVEWGLFQKVGDKTTRVKKTV comes from the coding sequence ATGGGACTACCCTGGTATCGTGTACACACGGTTGTTCTGAATGACCCAGGACGATTGATCTCTGTACACCTGATGCACACCGCTTTGGTGGCAGGTTGGGCTGGATCTATGGCCCTTTATGAACTCGCAATTTATGACCCTTCTGATCCCGTCCTCAACCCGATGTGGCGTCAAGGGATGTTCGTCATGCCCTTTATTGCCCGCCTAGGGGTAACCCAATCCTGGGGTGGCTGGAGTCTCACAGGAGAAGCCGTCACCAACCCTGGTGTTTGGTCTTTTGAAGGGGTGGCAGCTACTCATATTATCCTGTCTGGTTTACTGTTCCTAGCTGCTGTTTGGCACTGGGTTTTCTGGGATTTGGAACTATTTACCGATCCCAGAACAGGTGAACCCGCCTTAGATTTGCCAAAAATGTTTGGCATTCACCTGTTCTTATCAGGTCTACTCTGCTTTGGTTTCGGAGCATTCCACTTAACCGGCTTATTTGGCCCTGGAATGTGGGTATCCGATCCTTATGGGATCACCGGTAGCGTGCAACCCGTTGCACCTGCTTGGGGGCCAGAAGGATTTAACCCGTTCAATGCGGGAGGAATTGTAGCTCACCATATTGCCGCTGGTGTTGTGGGTATTATTGCGGGTCTATTCCACCTTTCTGTTCGTCCACCCCAACGGTTATACAAAGCCTTGCGGATGGGGAACATTGAAACGGTGTTATCCAGCAGTATTGCTGCGGTATTCTTCTCGGCTTTTGTCGTTGCTGGAACCATGTGGTACGGTTCGGCTGCTACCCCGATTGAATTATTTGGCCCGACCCGCTATCAATGGGATAGTGGTTACTTCCAACAAGAAATTCAACGCCGGGTACAAGCCAGTGTTGCTCGTGGGGATAGTTACTCGGAAGCTTGGGAAAAAATTCCTGAAAAACTCGCCTTCTATGACTATGTGGGCAACAGCCCCGCTAAAGGCGGTTTATTCCGGGTTGGCCCAATGAACAACGGTGATGGGATTGCTAAAACTTGGTTAGGCCATCCTGTGTTTAAAGATGGAGAAGGACGGGAATTATCGGTTCGCCGTCTTCCTAACTTCTTTGAAACCTTCCCCGTAGTTCTCACGGATGCAGATGGTGTGGTTCGCGCTGATATTCCCTTCCGTCGGGCTGATTCTCGCTACAGCGTTGAACAAGCTGGGGTGAGTGTCAGTTTCTACGGTGGAGAGTTAGATGGCAAAACCTTTAGTGATTCACCCAGCGTTAAAAAATATGCCCGTTTAGCCCAACAAGGGGAACCGTTCGAGTTTGACCGGGAAACCTTGAGATCTGACGGGGTATTTCGTACCAGCACCCGTGGCTGGTTCACCTACGCTCATGCTTGCTTTGCATTATTGTTCTTCTTTGGCCATATTTGGCACGGTTCTCGGACGATCTTCCGCGATGTGTTCGCTGGGGTGGAAGCCGATCTTGAAGAACAAGTGGAGTGGGGTCTGTTCCAGAAAGTGGGTGACAAAACCACTCGCGTCAAAAAAACCGTCTAG
- a CDS encoding photosystem II reaction center protein T, giving the protein MESVAYILVLTLALGVLFFAIAFREPPRIGK; this is encoded by the coding sequence ATGGAAAGTGTTGCTTACATCTTAGTTTTGACCTTGGCCTTAGGAGTTCTCTTTTTTGCAATTGCATTCCGGGAACCGCCTCGGATTGGCAAGTAA
- a CDS encoding YtxH domain-containing protein has translation MSNQRLGQFLGGFVFGSVVGTVVGLLVAPGSGKETRQLLKKSAAALPELAEDLSSNVQLQANRLSGSALRNWDETLIRLKEAVAAGLEASQQQQTLYKPEVENHLPESQKTIRER, from the coding sequence ATGTCAAATCAACGGTTAGGACAATTTTTAGGTGGTTTTGTCTTCGGTTCTGTCGTAGGTACGGTGGTGGGTTTGCTGGTCGCACCGGGTTCTGGGAAAGAAACGAGACAGTTACTCAAAAAATCAGCAGCAGCCTTACCCGAACTCGCAGAAGATCTATCCAGCAATGTTCAGTTACAGGCGAATCGGCTTTCAGGGTCTGCTTTACGCAATTGGGATGAAACCTTGATTCGTCTTAAAGAGGCGGTTGCAGCCGGGTTAGAAGCCAGTCAACAACAACAAACTCTGTATAAGCCAGAAGTTGAAAATCATCTCCCAGAGTCTCAAAAAACGATACGGGAACGTTGA
- a CDS encoding RNA-guided endonuclease InsQ/TnpB family protein → MRSNDLILQILGKVCYNSGKPQVEGIMLVVETKLKNGTSEQYQKLDESIRTAQFVRNKCVKYWMENKGTTRNDLQKLCAVLAKDSTTPWASKLNSQARQSSADRAWQAISRFSANCRDSSIRKKGFPKFKKYSRSVEYKTTGYSLSDDRKQITFTDGFKAGTFDLWCSQKTLVYYSSQQIRRVRVVKRADGYYCQFLINYDREEKHEFTGSVVGIDLGLKEFYTDSNGNTVENPRFLRKSERRLKKAQRRLSKRHRKGQKQSNNYHKQRQKVAKLHLKVSRQRKDRAIKDALALVQSNDLVVYEALKVSNLVKTHKLAKSISDASWYQFTQWVNYFAKIHKITCIAVPPQFTTIDCSVCGAKVYKTLSTRTHQCPDCQTVLDRDWNAAINILKKGLKYLGADLNGTVGQTETDPNDWGESGLWVFNRDVEDLSRLVEPVISRSDSGRIPRRARSLTPGVCQLIAQW, encoded by the coding sequence ATGCGAAGTAACGATTTAATTCTACAAATCTTGGGTAAAGTGTGTTATAATAGTGGTAAACCCCAGGTCGAGGGAATTATGTTAGTTGTAGAAACCAAGTTAAAGAACGGCACTTCAGAGCAATATCAAAAGCTTGATGAATCTATTAGGACAGCGCAATTTGTCAGAAACAAATGCGTTAAATATTGGATGGAGAACAAAGGGACTACAAGAAATGACTTGCAGAAACTTTGCGCTGTTTTAGCGAAAGACTCTACAACTCCTTGGGCAAGCAAATTAAATTCTCAGGCAAGACAGTCAAGTGCAGATAGAGCATGGCAAGCCATTTCTCGGTTCTCCGCTAACTGTCGAGATTCATCAATCAGAAAGAAAGGATTTCCTAAGTTTAAAAAGTACAGTAGGTCAGTAGAATATAAAACGACTGGATACTCGCTTTCAGATGACAGGAAACAAATCACTTTCACCGATGGATTTAAAGCGGGAACTTTTGACCTGTGGTGTAGCCAGAAAACCTTAGTCTATTACTCATCTCAGCAGATTAGGCGAGTTAGAGTAGTAAAAAGAGCCGATGGATATTATTGCCAGTTTCTGATTAACTATGACCGAGAGGAAAAGCATGAATTCACTGGTTCTGTAGTAGGAATAGACTTAGGGTTAAAGGAGTTTTATACCGACTCTAATGGCAACACAGTAGAAAATCCTCGCTTCCTGAGAAAGTCGGAGAGACGCTTAAAGAAAGCTCAAAGAAGGCTATCTAAGCGTCATCGAAAAGGGCAAAAACAGTCTAATAACTATCACAAACAACGGCAAAAAGTAGCTAAATTACACTTAAAAGTTTCTCGACAACGTAAAGACAGAGCCATCAAAGATGCTCTGGCGTTAGTCCAATCCAATGATTTGGTAGTCTACGAGGCTTTGAAAGTATCTAATTTGGTGAAGACTCACAAGTTAGCAAAAAGTATTAGCGATGCTTCTTGGTATCAATTCACGCAATGGGTGAACTATTTTGCCAAGATTCACAAGATAACTTGCATTGCTGTACCGCCACAATTCACAACTATTGATTGTTCGGTTTGTGGGGCAAAAGTTTATAAAACATTGAGTACAAGAACTCATCAATGCCCTGATTGCCAAACAGTTTTAGATCGAGACTGGAATGCGGCAATTAATATTCTTAAAAAAGGGTTGAAATATTTGGGAGCCGATCTCAACGGTACTGTTGGGCAAACAGAAACCGACCCAAACGACTGGGGAGAGTCCGGCCTCTGGGTCTTTAACAGAGATGTTGAAGATTTAAGTCGTCTCGTTGAGCCAGTAATCTCAAGAAGTGATTCTGGGAGAATCCCCCGTCGAGCGCGAAGCTTGACGCCGGGAGTATGTCAATTAATCGCTCAATGGTAG
- the nrdR gene encoding transcriptional regulator NrdR, producing the protein MQCPVCHYTNSRVLESRSAESGKSIRRRRECLQCQHRFTTYERIEFVPITVMKRDGKRESFDRSKLLRGMVRACEKTGLSASDLESIIDEIEAELQQRSQREIPTQEIGELVLQRLKSLSEVAYVRFASVYRQFQGIRDFAEALNHFQRDCENGKAVELAPNSEDSASSCEDSAIEAPPSLCSASLLGSQH; encoded by the coding sequence ATGCAGTGTCCAGTTTGCCACTATACTAATAGTCGAGTTCTTGAGTCGCGTTCTGCTGAATCGGGTAAAAGTATTCGTCGGCGGCGGGAATGTCTCCAGTGTCAGCATCGGTTTACGACTTATGAACGGATTGAATTTGTTCCCATTACAGTGATGAAGCGGGATGGGAAACGGGAATCCTTTGATCGGTCTAAATTGCTGCGGGGTATGGTTCGAGCTTGTGAAAAAACCGGACTTTCTGCTTCCGATTTAGAATCGATTATTGATGAAATCGAAGCAGAACTGCAACAACGTTCCCAGAGGGAAATTCCCACTCAAGAAATTGGAGAATTAGTATTACAACGACTCAAATCCCTGAGTGAAGTTGCTTATGTGCGGTTTGCTTCCGTTTATCGACAATTTCAAGGAATTCGAGATTTTGCCGAGGCGTTAAATCACTTTCAGCGTGATTGTGAAAACGGGAAAGCGGTTGAACTGGCTCCAAACTCGGAAGATTCTGCCTCCTCGTGTGAGGATTCCGCCATCGAAGCCCCCCCCTCTTTGTGTTCTGCATCCTTACTGGGATCTCAACATTAA